The Halomicrobium salinisoli genome contains a region encoding:
- a CDS encoding nuclease-related domain-containing protein, producing the protein MSDGDVFGVFVYPDSDVSDVNRGLKVYHENDVDVPPSKVDAAKGFENFDDAKFTAVRGDVGESIGYKALREKYPDRDEYTILNEIYLKGDGQTRAEIDLVVVDQDGEVVEMAEVKSVTGSSSTTQVGDAIEDAEDGFVDRTTSQRIEVEDITENADNIERTTIGPADDSGYDINTGLTEAEMNALTEAIIARN; encoded by the coding sequence GTGAGTGACGGAGATGTCTTCGGCGTCTTCGTGTACCCCGATAGCGACGTGAGTGACGTCAATCGCGGTCTGAAAGTCTACCACGAGAACGACGTTGATGTGCCCCCATCGAAGGTCGACGCCGCGAAAGGGTTCGAGAACTTCGATGATGCGAAGTTCACGGCTGTGCGCGGAGATGTCGGCGAAAGCATCGGATACAAAGCACTCCGAGAAAAGTATCCAGACCGTGACGAGTACACGATACTGAACGAGATCTACCTCAAGGGAGACGGTCAAACAAGAGCGGAGATCGACCTCGTCGTTGTAGACCAAGACGGAGAAGTCGTCGAAATGGCCGAGGTAAAATCAGTAACTGGTAGTTCGTCGACGACTCAGGTGGGCGATGCCATTGAGGATGCAGAAGATGGATTCGTCGACCGGACAACCAGTCAAAGGATAGAGGTGGAAGATATAACCGAAAACGCAGATAATATCGAGCGAACCACCATCGGTCCGGCGGATGATAGCGGATATGACATCAACACGGGACTCACCGAAGCGGAAATGAACGCGCTCACTGAGGCCATCATCGCCCGTAACTGA